The Periplaneta americana isolate PAMFEO1 chromosome 2, P.americana_PAMFEO1_priV1, whole genome shotgun sequence genome has a window encoding:
- the LOC138714437 gene encoding calaxin: MGDDAKNGAGKCSPKMMEALKKNTHFTRLEIEALVRVYRKLVTSNANLGVGSAAGSVSGAVVPTPGIAPVAVTCEGLDRVVFRELLHNTFDLVTEDVLMDRIFCAFDRNSCGAVRLEDWVHGLSVFLRGTLEERTAFCFLVYDLNNDGYITRDEMFNLLKNCLMKQPGDDDPDEGVKDLVELVLRKLDMDRDGKISFQDFQTAVRQEPLLLEAFGQCLPAEGACQTFMATLCS, from the exons ATGGGCGACGACGCCAAGAACGGCGCCGGCAAGTGCTCGCCCAAGATGATGGAGGCGCTCAAGAAGAACACGCACTTCACCAG GCTGGAGATCGAGGCCTTGGTGCGTGTGTACCGGAAGCTGGTGACCAGTAATGCCAACTTAGGTGTGGGGTCGGCGGCGGGAAGTGTATCGGGCGCTGTGGTGCCCACCCCTGGCATCGCACCCGTGGCTGTCACCTGCGAG gGCCTGGACCGTGTGGTGTTCCGAGAGCTGCTGCATAACACATTCGACCTGGTAACTGAAGACGTGCTCATGGACAGAATCTTCTGCGCGTTCGACAGGAATAGCTGCGGCGCTGTCAGGCTCGAGGACTGGGTTCATGGCCTCTCCGTGTTCCTGCGAGGCACCCTGGAGGAGCGCACAGCCTTCTGCTTTCTCGTGTACGACCTCAACAACGACGGCTACATCACGCGCGATGAGATGTTCAACCTCCTCAA GAACTGTCTGATGAAGCAACCGGGTGATGACGATCCTGACGAGGGGGTGAAGGACTTGGTGGAGCTGGTACTCAGGAAGCTGGACATGGATCGAGACGGCAAGATATCTTTCCAGGACTTCCAGACGGCCGTCAGACAAGAACCTCTCCTGCTGGAGGCCTTCGGACAGTGTCTACCGGCGGAAGGTGCATGTCAGACGTTTATGGCCACGTTGTGTTCGTGA